From the genome of Brienomyrus brachyistius isolate T26 chromosome 8, BBRACH_0.4, whole genome shotgun sequence, one region includes:
- the rbpjl gene encoding recombining binding protein suppressor of hairless-like protein: MGLDNLGSAQMDNFKLAFEEQADAKKFACAKALYISDADKRKHFRLVLKLFFSSGQEVGSFYSKLIKVISKPSQKKQSMKNADLCILSGSKVSLFNRLRSQTVSTRYLAVEGGAFVASARQWAAFTITLVERQQLEKGEYSRREGYVYYGCVVQLVCTITGVALPPMVIRKVNKQHAILDVEEPVSQLHKCAFQFKESRMYLCLSNEKIIQFQGSPCSKEPGRELLNDGSCWTIIGTEMVEYTFSESQASLQSSVTPIPIISALELNGGGHVAMLEIHGENFGPHLKVWFGNMEAETMFRTPKSMLCVVPDVSVFSGEWKWLRHPITVPLSLIRSDGLIYRSTFTFTYTPEHSPPAKPKVALEHTTDSDSLIHSIHQEFTRTNFHLFMQN, translated from the exons ATGGGTCTTGACAACCTCGGAAGTGCCCAGATGGACAACTTTAAACTGGCCTTTGAGGAACAAGCTGATGCAAAG AAGTTTGCCTGCGCAAAAGCCCTGTACATTTCTGACGCAGACAAGCGAAAGCACTTCCGACTGGTACTGAAGCTTTTTTTTAGCAGTGGACAAGAAGTTGGCTCCTTCTACAGCAAGCTGATCAAAGTGATTTCCAAGCCGTCTCAGAAGAAGCAGTCGATGAAGAATGCTGACC TGTGCATATTGTCAGGATCCAAAGTGTCGCTCTTTAACCGCTTGCGATCTCAGACCGTTAGCACACGCTACCTGGCTGTGGAGGGAGGTGCGTTTGTGGCCAGTGCCAGGCAGTGGGCAGCCTTCACCATTACTCTAG TGGAGCGGCAGCAGTTGGAGAAGGGGGAGTATTCGCGGCGGGAAGGCTACGTCTATTACGGCTGCGTAGTCCAACTCGTCTGCACCATCACTGGGGTAGCTCTACCCCCCATG GTGATTCGAAAGGTGAACAAGCAACATGCCATTCTGGATGTGGAGGAGCCTGTCTCCCAACTCCACAAATGTGCTTTCCAGTTCAAGGAGAGCAGAATGTACCTGTGTCTCTCCAATGAAAAAATCATACAGTTCCAG GGGTCGCCATGCTCTAAGGAACCTGGCCGAGAGCTTCTGAACGATGGCTCATGCTGGACCATCATTGGCACGGAGATGGTGGAGTACACCTTCAGCGAGAGCCAGGCCTCCCTGCAGAGCTCCGTCACCCCCATCCCCATCATCAGCGCTCTGGAG CTGAACGGAGGCGGACATGTGGCCATGTTAGAGATTCACGGGGAGAATTTTGGCCCACATCTGAAGGTCTGGTTCGGAAACATGGAAGCGGAAACAATGTTCAG GACTCCCAAGTCGATGCTGTGTGTTGTACCAGACGTGTCAGTGTTCAGTGGGGAGTGGAAATGGCTCCGGCACCCAATCACCGTCCCCCTGTCCTTAATCCGCTCAGATGGTCTGATCTACAGGAGCACCTTCACCTTCACCTACACCCCAGAGCACAGCCCCCCCGCCAAGCCCAAGGTGGCTCTTGAGCACACCACAGATTCTGACAGCCTCATACACTCCATTCACCAGGAGTTCACTCGCACCAATTTCCACCTCTTCATGCAGAACTAG